Proteins encoded by one window of Hyphomicrobiales bacterium:
- the speB gene encoding agmatinase yields MTYEKDKFANDFAFTSDTPYGAASEPTFAGALSFMRRQYSRDLSKADVAVLGIPLDTATSNRPGTRFGPQGVRRASVILCEAPHYPFGFDIFEDLAVIDYGDCLFDYGRGQEVPDTIYQTAKKVVDSGTFLYSIGGDHFVTYPLLKAHAEKHGPVALVQFDAHQDTWDDEEDRIDHGTMITRAVKHGLIDVDHSIQIGIRTHASDTYGIEIIDAQEMHKLSDVEIAKRIYDRVAGKSAYLTFDIDCLDPAFAPGTGTPVCGGLTSAKAIDIMCHLKNIPFVGGDVVEVSPPYDHADVTSLAGATIAQCFLGLLAQRKREA; encoded by the coding sequence ATGACATATGAAAAAGACAAATTCGCCAATGATTTCGCATTCACCAGTGACACCCCTTATGGTGCAGCAAGTGAACCAACCTTTGCAGGCGCTTTATCCTTTATGCGTCGGCAATATTCACGAGATTTGAGCAAAGCGGATGTGGCCGTTCTCGGCATCCCGCTTGATACCGCCACCTCAAACCGCCCCGGCACCCGCTTTGGACCGCAAGGCGTGCGGCGCGCTTCTGTCATTTTATGTGAGGCACCGCATTACCCCTTCGGCTTTGACATCTTCGAAGACCTCGCCGTCATCGATTATGGCGATTGTCTGTTTGATTATGGTCGCGGCCAAGAAGTGCCTGACACGATTTATCAAACAGCAAAGAAGGTCGTTGATAGCGGCACGTTCCTTTATTCAATTGGTGGCGATCATTTCGTCACCTACCCTTTGTTGAAAGCACATGCTGAAAAACACGGCCCCGTCGCCCTCGTTCAGTTTGATGCCCACCAAGACACATGGGATGATGAAGAAGACCGCATCGACCACGGCACCATGATAACCCGCGCCGTGAAGCACGGACTAATTGACGTGGATCACTCGATCCAAATCGGCATCCGCACCCATGCGAGTGACACCTATGGCATCGAAATTATCGACGCGCAGGAAATGCATAAGCTCAGCGACGTAGAAATTGCAAAGCGCATTTATGACCGCGTCGCAGGCAAAAGCGCCTACCTCACCTTCGATATTGATTGCCTCGACCCCGCTTTTGCCCCTGGAACAGGAACGCCTGTTTGTGGTGGTCTCACCAGTGCGAAGGCCATCGACATTATGTGCCACTTGAAGAATATTCCGTTTGTTGGTGGTGATGTTGTGGAGGTCTCCCCACCTTACGATCATGCTGATGTCACCTCGCTTGCAGGTGCCACCATCGCACAATGCTTCCTCGGCCTTCTTGCACAACGCAAACGCGAGGCGTAA
- the rpsI gene encoding 30S ribosomal protein S9: MAEEIKSLEDLGEAVNAAPAMDDEQQAAPVYVQKLDAHGRSYATGKRKDAIARVWVKPGAGKITVNGKDMDKYFARPVLQLIINQPLELVDRKTQYDIIATVSGGGLSGQAGAVRHGLSLALTRFEPELRSPLKKGGFLTRDSRVVERKKYGRAKARRSFQFSKR, from the coding sequence ATGGCTGAAGAAATCAAATCCCTCGAAGACCTCGGCGAAGCAGTTAATGCCGCTCCAGCAATGGATGACGAGCAGCAAGCAGCCCCTGTCTACGTTCAAAAGCTAGACGCACACGGTCGTTCATACGCAACTGGTAAGCGTAAAGATGCGATTGCTCGTGTTTGGGTAAAACCAGGTGCTGGCAAAATCACTGTAAACGGCAAAGACATGGACAAGTATTTCGCGCGTCCAGTATTGCAGTTGATCATCAACCAGCCGCTTGAGCTTGTTGATCGTAAAACACAGTACGATATCATCGCAACTGTATCTGGCGGCGGTCTTTCTGGCCAAGCTGGTGCGGTTCGTCACGGTCTTTCATTGGCCCTCACCCGCTTTGAGCCTGAGCTTCGCTCACCACTCAAAAAAGGTGGCTTCCTAACACGCGACAGTCGTGTTGTTGAACGGAAGAAATACGGTCGCGCAAAAGCCCGTCGTTCATTCCAGTTCTCAAAACGCTAA
- a CDS encoding crotonase/enoyl-CoA hydratase family protein translates to MTTVIYEKDGRIGRITLNRPEVMNAIDGNMAGDLAEAVAKADADRDVHVIVLSGNGKAFCSGYDLHYYAESDELHPYSQDMPWDPMKDFQLMWANTQGFMSLFRAMKPVLCKVHGFAVAGGSDIALCSDLVIMADEAQIGYMPSRVWGCPTTAMWVHRLGPEQAKRMMFTGDKISGKEAAEIGLVLRSVPHAKLDAEVEALANRMASVPINQLAMHKMVINSAVEAEIMQTQRLATTFDGLSRYSPEGMNFKQRSEAVGWKQAVKERDAGTFDWTNNRPFD, encoded by the coding sequence ATGACTACAGTTATTTACGAAAAAGACGGGCGGATAGGGCGTATTACGCTCAATCGGCCTGAGGTGATGAATGCGATAGACGGTAATATGGCAGGTGATCTTGCTGAGGCCGTTGCAAAAGCAGATGCAGACCGAGATGTGCATGTGATTGTGCTGTCTGGAAACGGTAAGGCGTTTTGTTCTGGCTACGATCTGCATTATTACGCAGAAAGCGATGAACTACATCCATACAGCCAAGACATGCCATGGGATCCAATGAAGGATTTCCAGCTTATGTGGGCGAATACGCAGGGCTTTATGTCGCTGTTTCGCGCGATGAAGCCTGTGCTTTGTAAAGTGCACGGGTTTGCGGTTGCTGGTGGCTCAGATATCGCGCTTTGTTCTGATCTTGTGATCATGGCTGATGAAGCGCAAATTGGTTATATGCCGTCGCGAGTTTGGGGTTGTCCAACAACGGCAATGTGGGTGCATCGGCTTGGGCCAGAGCAGGCCAAACGGATGATGTTTACTGGCGATAAAATCTCCGGCAAAGAAGCCGCAGAGATTGGCCTGGTCTTGAGATCTGTTCCTCACGCAAAACTCGATGCAGAGGTGGAAGCATTAGCGAACCGAATGGCGAGTGTGCCGATCAACCAATTGGCTATGCATAAGATGGTGATCAATTCCGCTGTTGAAGCAGAGATCATGCAAACACAACGACTTGCCACCACTTTCGATGGTCTTTCTCGTTACTCGCCTGAAGGCATGAACTTCAAGCAGCGATCAGAAGCTGTTGGTTGGAAGCAAGCGGTGAAAGAACGCGATGCAGGCACCTTTGATTGGACTAATAATCGCCCATTCGACTAG
- a CDS encoding DUF3800 domain-containing protein: MSKIVNFYIDDSGTRHPTNDRGTTPEHGYDWFAFGGVLIDEEDEIKARELHANFCQNWDITQPLHSSEIRSQNENFFWLRDLTDSKKERFYEELYCMMRDAPVTGLACVIDRPGYNERYLDTYKNEPWLLCKTAFNVVAERATKLSISRNRKLRIYPERCNKSEDQMIKSYYDALKTKGMPFAKAESDKYAPLTKTDFQNTLYDFKAKKKTSPLAQMADLYLWPICMGGYHKGNKPYRRLKEDGKLIECYLSEEDQLTLASKYSCFENVNVKP; the protein is encoded by the coding sequence ATGAGCAAAATAGTAAATTTTTATATCGATGATTCTGGAACAAGGCATCCAACAAATGACCGAGGGACGACGCCAGAGCATGGGTATGACTGGTTTGCGTTCGGAGGCGTTCTCATAGATGAAGAGGATGAGATAAAAGCAAGAGAATTACATGCAAATTTCTGCCAAAATTGGGACATTACTCAACCTTTACATTCTTCAGAAATTAGATCTCAGAATGAAAATTTTTTCTGGCTGCGAGACCTAACTGACTCAAAAAAAGAACGCTTTTATGAAGAACTATATTGTATGATGAGAGATGCTCCCGTCACCGGATTAGCGTGTGTCATAGATAGACCAGGATACAATGAAAGATATTTAGACACTTATAAGAACGAGCCATGGTTGCTCTGCAAAACAGCATTTAATGTTGTAGCAGAAAGAGCAACAAAACTATCAATATCCCGTAATAGAAAGCTGAGAATTTATCCTGAAAGATGCAATAAATCTGAAGATCAAATGATCAAAAGCTATTATGATGCACTGAAAACAAAAGGAATGCCGTTCGCAAAGGCCGAGTCAGATAAATACGCGCCCCTAACAAAAACGGATTTTCAGAATACGCTGTACGACTTTAAGGCAAAGAAAAAAACGTCCCCCTTAGCTCAGATGGCTGACTTGTACCTATGGCCTATATGCATGGGCGGATATCACAAAGGGAACAAACCTTATCGACGACTCAAGGAAGATGGAAAATTAATAGAGTGCTATTTAAGTGAGGAAGACCAACTGACACTTGCAAGCAAGTACAGTTGTTTTGAGAATGTAAACGTTAAACCTTAA
- a CDS encoding DUF6653 family protein: MIQRYNHSTIAHGTMSAAGKNAFEKAMVKTMKMDETIWKRHASPWSVWTRFSCLPLIVMAIWSRQWLDWWALAPLALALLWTWMNPRVFSPPQDLNNWGSKVTLGERVWLNRLHVPIPAHHAKMAWITSVLIFPGIAIMAYGLYALAIWPTVIGTVLTILAKVWFCDRMVWLYEDMRKENAVYASWVQIPVNDNRGRKAA, translated from the coding sequence ATGATTCAACGGTACAATCATTCAACAATTGCACATGGCACAATGAGCGCAGCTGGTAAAAATGCTTTTGAAAAAGCGATGGTCAAGACCATGAAAATGGATGAGACCATATGGAAACGCCATGCCAGCCCTTGGTCTGTTTGGACACGCTTCAGCTGTCTACCTCTAATCGTTATGGCCATATGGAGCCGACAGTGGCTGGATTGGTGGGCACTCGCCCCTCTCGCCCTCGCGCTTTTGTGGACATGGATGAACCCTCGCGTCTTCTCTCCACCACAAGACCTCAACAATTGGGGATCAAAGGTCACACTCGGCGAGCGGGTCTGGTTAAACCGCCTCCACGTGCCCATCCCTGCCCATCACGCAAAAATGGCATGGATCACCAGCGTTCTCATATTTCCAGGCATCGCCATTATGGCTTACGGCCTTTATGCTTTAGCCATCTGGCCAACCGTGATTGGCACTGTGCTTACAATATTGGCAAAGGTCTGGTTTTGCGACCGCATGGTTTGGCTTTACGAGGATATGCGCAAAGAAAACGCGGTCTATGCAAGCTGGGTACAAATACCAGTCAATGACAACCGAGGCCGCAAAGCCGCCTAA
- the rplM gene encoding 50S ribosomal protein L13, protein MSTFSQKPAEVEKKWIVIDAKGLVVGRLAAVIATRLRGKHLPTFTPHVDMGDNVIVINADKVVFTGKKFEDKRYYWHTGFPGGIKERTPRAILEGKFPERVVQKAVQRMMPGGPLTRQQLRNLRVYAGTEHPHEAQNPETLDVGSMNRKNKRVA, encoded by the coding sequence ATGTCTACCTTTTCTCAAAAACCTGCTGAGGTCGAAAAGAAATGGATTGTGATTGATGCAAAGGGCCTCGTAGTTGGTCGTTTAGCAGCAGTAATCGCAACCCGTCTTCGCGGCAAGCACCTGCCTACATTCACACCGCATGTGGATATGGGCGACAATGTCATCGTAATCAACGCTGACAAAGTAGTCTTCACTGGTAAGAAGTTCGAAGACAAAAGATACTACTGGCACACAGGCTTCCCTGGCGGGATTAAAGAGCGCACACCACGCGCGATCCTCGAAGGCAAGTTCCCAGAGCGTGTTGTTCAAAAAGCTGTTCAGCGCATGATGCCGGGCGGACCTTTGACACGTCAGCAGCTTCGTAATCTTCGTGTTTATGCAGGTACAGAGCACCCGCATGAAGCACAAAACCCAGAAACACTCGATGTCGGCTCAATGAACCGCAAGAACAAGAGGGTCGCATAA
- a CDS encoding PaaI family thioesterase: MTNEPKINREELTEYLRVEFPQVFDNPRDMEIETLGFGDVTVRLMVQDHHLRPGGTVSGPSMMTLVDCAAYVSVLSMIGRQALAVTTNLNINFLRKPPAASDLLCDCRPLKLGKSLFVCDALVYGAEDKDKTPLAHATLTYSIPK, encoded by the coding sequence TTGACCAACGAACCAAAAATCAACAGGGAAGAATTGACCGAATATCTGCGGGTAGAATTTCCGCAAGTGTTCGACAACCCACGCGACATGGAAATCGAAACGCTAGGCTTCGGCGACGTAACAGTGCGCCTTATGGTTCAAGACCATCACTTACGCCCCGGTGGCACTGTGTCTGGCCCCTCCATGATGACGCTGGTTGATTGCGCGGCCTATGTGTCCGTCCTCAGCATGATTGGCCGCCAAGCACTGGCTGTAACCACCAATCTCAACATCAACTTCCTACGCAAACCACCCGCAGCCTCAGACCTATTATGCGATTGCCGCCCCTTGAAGCTCGGAAAATCTCTCTTCGTCTGCGATGCCTTGGTCTATGGCGCAGAAGACAAGGACAAAACACCCCTTGCCCATGCGACGTTGACCTATTCAATTCCGAAGTAG
- a CDS encoding oligosaccharide flippase family protein → MSKNGLFSQASWSLTGQVGYYGLQWMNMIILARLSGPEAVGLYTLGLAIANPIMAVASLMFRLVYATEQNNRWSIADYDAVRWVTLPIGVFAIAAIGFGLGYRELALIVILIAASWKFAETLSDINYAVPHKRGDMRAIALSMIMRAALSSFVLALVLYTYERLDYALGAFSLTWWVCYILIDKRFLRDAEPKVGDATRVDLVRFALPMALSAAVIYLTFSIPRIILDQYEDTATLGIFAAISHLLLVGALAVNSVGAAITPRLSRYFANGEMGSYFKEIGIAIGAAAFVALGFISVAYFAGDLLITLIYGRAIAGQGELVFAMSLASLPMYIGSIIGFVPPALQAYRFHLIVNVITVIGTTAAAFAFIPSMGAIGAVYAVMIQGTLQLLNALILLRRPKTNSQEPEDPSLLEAN, encoded by the coding sequence ATGAGTAAGAACGGCCTGTTTTCACAAGCAAGCTGGAGCTTAACGGGGCAAGTTGGATATTACGGCTTGCAATGGATGAATATGATCATCCTAGCTCGGCTTTCTGGGCCAGAAGCCGTTGGTCTTTATACGCTCGGTCTGGCCATCGCAAATCCGATCATGGCTGTTGCATCACTGATGTTCCGCTTGGTCTACGCCACAGAACAAAACAATCGTTGGAGCATTGCAGATTATGATGCTGTGCGTTGGGTTACATTGCCGATCGGCGTGTTTGCCATTGCAGCCATCGGCTTCGGCCTTGGTTACCGCGAACTCGCCCTCATTGTGATTTTAATCGCGGCGAGCTGGAAATTTGCTGAAACGTTGAGCGACATTAATTACGCAGTCCCCCATAAACGCGGCGATATGCGCGCCATCGCGCTTTCTATGATCATGCGGGCAGCGCTCTCCTCTTTCGTCCTCGCTCTCGTCCTTTACACCTATGAGCGCCTCGATTACGCGCTTGGCGCTTTCTCGCTTACATGGTGGGTTTGCTACATCTTGATTGATAAGCGGTTTTTGCGTGACGCGGAACCAAAGGTTGGCGATGCAACAAGAGTAGACTTAGTGCGGTTCGCCCTGCCAATGGCATTGTCTGCTGCCGTTATCTATCTAACCTTCTCGATCCCGCGCATCATTCTGGATCAATATGAAGACACTGCAACACTCGGCATCTTCGCCGCCATTAGTCATCTGCTGCTAGTTGGTGCGCTTGCTGTCAATTCTGTCGGTGCTGCTATCACCCCGCGCCTTTCGCGCTATTTCGCCAATGGCGAGATGGGATCTTACTTCAAAGAGATCGGCATTGCGATTGGTGCGGCTGCTTTTGTGGCTTTGGGTTTTATCAGTGTCGCCTATTTTGCCGGCGATCTTTTAATCACCCTGATTTATGGTCGTGCCATTGCAGGCCAAGGTGAATTGGTCTTCGCAATGAGCCTTGCTTCCTTGCCAATGTATATCGGCTCGATCATCGGGTTTGTCCCGCCTGCTCTTCAAGCTTATCGTTTTCATCTCATCGTCAACGTTATAACCGTCATTGGAACAACAGCCGCTGCCTTCGCCTTCATTCCATCAATGGGTGCAATCGGCGCTGTCTATGCCGTGATGATCCAAGGCACCTTGCAACTGCTCAATGCGTTGATTTTGCTGCGTCGCCCTAAAACAAATTCGCAAGAGCCTGAAGATCCTTCTTTGCTTGAGGCCAATTGA
- a CDS encoding glycosyltransferase, whose translation MTLAVITTYYNEVETIGEVVDAIAKTEAAFDLYLIDDCSTKPPSDVLERYGNEPWFHYLKNEKNMGPVFGLNRGIKKALENGATFIAINDSDDVTYDNRFPETLAAFNADPELMIVGGGADFTDHDTGELLWQTNHPSENDAIHRQNWLNSAFVHSTVTYRAEVFNKVGFYREGCYALDYDMITRVLTSGVKAANLPSIVLKYNVRENSMSVSKRRKQVSSRLSVQLRHFSLFNPLSWLGIIRSSLAYIAPNNAPSNAKTLLHKFKIRAS comes from the coding sequence ATGACCCTCGCCGTCATCACAACCTATTACAATGAAGTCGAGACCATCGGCGAAGTTGTGGATGCAATTGCGAAAACAGAAGCAGCTTTTGATCTTTATTTAATCGACGATTGTTCCACCAAACCACCTAGCGATGTGCTGGAGCGGTATGGCAACGAGCCTTGGTTCCATTATCTCAAGAATGAAAAGAACATGGGGCCGGTATTTGGGTTGAATCGTGGCATCAAAAAAGCGTTGGAAAATGGTGCGACTTTTATCGCCATCAACGATTCTGATGACGTCACCTATGACAACCGTTTCCCAGAGACATTGGCCGCCTTTAACGCCGACCCAGAACTGATGATTGTCGGCGGTGGCGCTGATTTTACAGATCATGATACCGGCGAGCTACTATGGCAAACCAACCATCCAAGTGAAAATGATGCGATACATCGGCAAAATTGGTTGAATTCAGCCTTTGTGCATTCAACCGTCACGTATCGTGCTGAAGTATTCAACAAAGTTGGGTTTTACCGTGAGGGCTGTTACGCGCTTGATTATGATATGATTACGCGGGTTCTAACATCTGGCGTAAAGGCCGCAAATCTGCCGTCTATCGTGCTCAAATATAACGTACGCGAAAATTCAATGTCGGTCTCAAAACGCCGTAAACAGGTTTCGTCCAGATTGAGCGTTCAACTGCGCCATTTCTCCCTATTTAATCCGTTAAGTTGGCTCGGCATCATACGCTCATCCCTTGCCTATATCGCGCCCAACAATGCGCCAAGTAACGCTAAAACACTGCTTCACAAATTTAAGATCAGAGCATCATGA